The following coding sequences lie in one Apium graveolens cultivar Ventura chromosome 1, ASM990537v1, whole genome shotgun sequence genomic window:
- the LOC141665922 gene encoding fatty acid amide hydrolase isoform X3, translated as MLRRTVIPETPMFRPEFPPQEPEPDAVILDEDLKSEERVALALSCLPHYDPSSNWMNDPNVFRYWKIRDYAYAYRSKLATPSMVAERVISALDDFSNQKPPIPLLISFDAEDLRNQAAASTRRFEQGNPLSILDGIFMAIKDDIDCYPHPTKGATSWLHEERQVRKDATCVSRLRQCGVIFVGKANMHELGMGTTGNNPNHGTTRNPHALDRYTGGSSSGPAAIVASGICSAALGTDGGGSIRIPSSLCGVVGLKSTFGRTDMKGSLCGSGTVEIIGPLASNVEDVLLVYATISGSSPADKISMNPSLPCLPKFSVDENSKALGSLRLGKYTEWFNDVFSTDISDKCEDALSLLEKTHGCKTIDIVIPEFDHMRMAHVVSIGSEAACGLSPDYEAGNGVKLTLDSRISFALFQSFTASDYVAAQCLRRRMMYYHMEIFKEVDIIVTPTTGMTAPVIPVAALKLGETNMKVTANLMRFIIGPNLLGLPAISVPVGYDKQGLPIGLQLIGRPWAEASILRLAAAIEELCADPKKKPQSFYDVLKGN; from the exons AACCGGAACCTGATGCTGTTATTCTGGATGAGGATTTAAAGTCGGAAGAAAGAGTTGCATTGGCCCTAAGTTGTCTTCCACATTATGATCCATCTAGTAATTGGATGAATGATCCAAATGTATTTCGCTACTGGAAGATTCGTGATTATGCATACGCTTATAGGTCGAAGCTTGCAACCCCATCCATG GTTGCAGAGCGAGTCATCTCTGCCCTAGATGACTTCAGTAATCAGAAGCCCCCAATACCATTATTAATTTCATTTGATGCCGAAGATCTAAGAAACCAAGCCGCAGCTTCGACCCGAAGGTTTGAGCAAG GAAATCCTTTGTCAATACTGGATGGAATCTTTATGGCAATCAAGGATGACATTGATTGTTATCCTCATCCTACAAAAG GTGCAACATCATGGCTTCATGAGGAACGACAAGTAAGGAAAGATGCAACTTGTGTGTCAAGGTTACGTCAATGTGGTGTAATTTTTGTTGGAAAGGCAAATATGCATGAATTGGGAATGGGAACAACCGGAAACAATCCCAATCACGG AACGACAAGAAATCCACATGCACTGGATAGGTACACCGGTGGATCTTCATCAGGTCCAGCAGCAATTGTAGCTTCAGGAATATGTTCAGCAGCATTAGGAACTGATGGAGGAG GCTCAATTCGCATCCCATCTTCTCTTTGTGGTGTAGTGGGATTGAAATCAACATTTGGACGGACAGACATGAAAGG GTCATTATGTGGTTCTGGGACTGTAGAAATCATTGGGCCACTAGCATCAAATGTTGAGGATGTCCTATTGGT GTATGCAACAATATCCGGATCTTCTCCTGCTGATAAGATCAGTATGAATCCG TCCCTACCTTGTTTGCCGAAGTTTTCAGTAGATGAAAACTCCAAGGCTCTAGGATCACTCCGATTAGGAAAGTATACAGAG TGGTTTAATGATGTTTTCTCAACTGATATATCTGATAAGTGTGAAGATGCTCTCAGTCTGTTAGAAAAGACACACGGGTGCAAG ACCATAGATATTGTAATACCTGAGTTTGATCATATGCGGATGGCTCATGTTGTTTCAATTGGGTCTGAAGCAGCCTGTGGTTTATCTCCTGATTATGAGGCTGG GAATGGTGTAAAATTAACCCTTGACTCTCGCATCAGTTTTGCACTTTTTCAGTCATTCACAGCTTCAGATTATGTCGCTGCCCAGTGTCTTAG GCGAAGGATGATGTACTATCACATGGAGATCTTTAAGGAAGTTGATATCATAGTGACCCCCACAACTGG CATGACAGCACCTGTTATACCTGTTGCTGCTCTTAAATTGGGAGAGACAAATATGAAGGTCACAG CTAATCTCATGCGGTTCATCATAGGCCCAAATCTTCTTGGTCTCCCAGCGATTTCTGTCCCA GTCGGTTATGATAAGCAAGGTCTTCCAATAGGTTTGCAATTAATAGGTCGGCCATGGGCCGAAGCTTCAATTTTACGCCTGGCTGCAGCAATAGAG GAACTTTGTGCTGATCCGAAAAAGAAGCCGCAGTCATTCTATGATGTTCTAAAGGGAAACTGA